The Candidatus Obscuribacterales bacterium genome includes the window GACAATACAGAGCCGCGGAAAGAACAACGGCAGACAACTGGGATAAGCCAATCGTCTGCCGTTCTGAGTGCGCTCTATGCATCAAACATGGATAAGAATCGCCTACAGCGCTTGCAACTCCGGCGCTTGCGCTTGGAAATAGGTGCGAATGGACGCCGCATCATCATGCCCCAAGGTGATCTGCTGATAGGCGACTTCCACATTGCCAGAAAACATACCCTGAAAGCCATAGCTAGCGTAGGGTTCAGGTAGAGAGGCTTGTTCAAGAGCCTGCTCAAGCGATAGTCCCTGTTCTTTCCATTGCAGGGCTAGGGTTTCTAAGGTGCTTAGATAGCCCTTTAGGTTATCTAGGTTGGTGCGATCGCCCACTGGCCCGTGCCCAGGCACCACCGTTGCGGTGCTGTAGTTTTCTGCCAACATCTCCAAGTTATCTTGCCACACCCGAATATTACCATCTGCCAGGTAGGGTAGCCGCTCAGCAAATAACATATCCCCCGTCACCAACACATCCACGTCAGGGATATAGGCCACCAAATCGGTGCCACCGGAATGACCTTCAAATTCAACCAACTGGACTTGGCGATCGCCCAACCATAGATCCCAAGTTCCATTCACCACCACACTTGGCGGCGTCACGGTCGGATCGAGTTCCTGGTTGCGGGTTAGCATAAACTCGCGGATGGGGCCCCGTCCTAAAATCGGCAGTCCTAGTGCCTCCGCTGCTGCATTGCCACCGGAATGATCGAAGTGATAGTGGGTATCAACGACGTAGCGAATGGGCTGGTCTGTGAGGGTTGCCACGGTTGCAAACGCTAGGTTTGCCAAAGCTTGGTTCTGAAAGGTATCGAGAACCAACACCCCATCGGAACCAACCACAATCGTGACGTTGCAAATGGCGGTCGTGGCAAAGTCTGCGGGCGGAAAGTCGGTGCTAGCCACCAAGGTATAGACACCCTCGGCGACTTCTTCCACGGTGAGCCCAGCTATTTCTAGAGTCACCTCAGGAGTTTCCTGGACTGGAGCGTCTTGGGCTGGAACTGGCGCTTGCAGCCCCACAACGCCTACTAAGGCAGCCAGGGCAATGATCAGCCCCAATGCCCATCTACGAAGTTGCTTCATGGATTTTCTCGCAAAATTTGTGGCAAACATGAATCGTTTCCATAAATATTACAAGCAAACTTCCAGACGCACTAGCTATACCTCAGCCGTGAACGCTAAGCTAACCGGGAACAAGAGAGCGATCGCCTTGAGGAAGAATCCGGTACACCTGCCGGTCATCTATCCATCGACCCCGATCCCCAACCATGCACCTAGCCCCCTGTTGACTGAAATGGATCGGCAGGGCTCACCTTACCTGTCGATCAACAAAGTTAGCTTGAATGTTCGACAGCGATCGCTCTTGGTGTGATTTGAGGAGAGCGATCGCTCAATATCTTTACAAGCCCCTAAAGCAGGTGTTAACTTTAAGGCAAGATCTAGCTAAATAATCTACAGTCGGTGAGATATTATTCTAGTTGTCTGTGAGCATTGAGAGCTGACTTAAAGTGGACACTAAGGAAGTAGAGCGCTTACAATATGCTAGTAGACGCTTCCTCTCTTCGCTGACACAAAAAAAATGGAATTCAACGAAAAATCTGCCAGTTCTCAATTCTCTGCTGGTGCTGGTTTTCAAGCCAATGGAGATGCCCGGTTCGTATCGCAAAATGTTCAAGACATCGGTCGCCAATTTAAAACGAAAATGTCCAGGACAGCAAATGCCTCAACTCCTTCTAGGGAAGGATTTGCTTTTGAATATCTGGATGCAATGGATCAGGTGATCAGTCAGGGAGGAAGCTGTAAAGTTGAGGTTCCTAGTGTTAATGTCAAGAACTCAGCTGACATTCAGGTTAAGTCCAGAACGTCTGGTAACATAGTTCAAGAACAACAACTAAAGCTCAATTCTCGTTCAGCAGATAACGCTGTCAAAAGTGGAGGCTATGAGCAACAGGAGATTAGAACTCCAAAGGGACAAACTCGTAAGCCCACAAATCCCAATGTCAAAGAATCTAATGTTTCCGCATCTGAAGTCAGTAAAGGAGCTAAAAATCCCAATCAGGCAACTAGCAACTATCGATTAAAAGCTGCCATGGCTGAGATTGGTAATGCTGCTGCTATTGGTGCCATCACTGGAGCTGTTGCTGCCACGATCATTTCAGGGCTAGAGCATTTTCTGGCAGTTGAGCGTGGCGAAATGGAAATAGACCACGCTATCACAGAAGTTTTTCTAGATGCTGTTGAAGGTGCTGTTATGGGTGGTGTAAGCGGCGGAGCATTTGCAGCTATTCCTGCATTCATTCCTACTTTAATTCCTGTGCTAAGTGTAATCTCTGTGCCTCTCTTAGCTGCTGGTGCGTTCCAACTCGTTAATCAAGTTGGTCAAATTATTGATCATCATACATTTTTTAAACGTAATGCCCTGCTTGCAAAAGTTCATCAACAAGATGCTCAGTTCTTCGAACATTTCGACAAGCAGGTTATGGAATATCTTAACAGTTAATTTCTCATCTTAGTAACAAAGCAAATAAATTTTGAATTATTAGGACTTCCACAATGAACATCGACCAGGCTCGTGGTCTTCTTGATGAGATTGAAGCTCTGCTCTACTCTGGCTCAGAGTGGGACATGTTTTGGCGAAATGTTTTTAATGAAATCCGAGCGGGGGATGTAGACGGTCTTTTTCATGAAGCTCTTGCTAAACTTCATGCCCTGGGTGCACTAGACAACAATGTAGATAGTTTTATAAGCATCTTCATCAGATCGCAGATTCAGCGATTCTATGAGCAACTCTACAAAACCCGTAGATGGCATCTGATTAATGGTCATGTTTATACTTACTCGGATGTTCTACGCTTTATTGCAAAAAGTCAATATCTAATTCAGCTTCTCCGTAAGAAAATTGAGCAAATTCATGCTGAGTCTTGCAAAGTATCTGATGAGTTTTCTGAACATATAGTAGTTTCTAGAACAGATGCGTTTATCCGTGATAGGTAGTATGGAGAAAATTCTCACGAATCCTCGCAGTCCATCACACGCCGGGTGTTTTCGCACCAAGTGACTCCTCGAAAAAGTTTATACAATTACAGATAAAGCCTACAGATATAGTCTCTACGTGTACGTCACTTTGTTGACTAATCATACGTTTTGAGGTGTGTTTGTTTCAGCTTAGTTCAACTTACTGGAGGTGATATTCAATGATGATCTGGCTGGTTGTCCTAAAAAACAATAGTTCAACTTCAAGAAAAGCGCATGCCATATCCGATTGAAAGAAAATTAGTTATTGCTGTTTCATCGAGTGCACTTTTTGATTTAACTGAGTCCAACAAAGTTTTCGTCGAGAAGGGCCCCAAAGCATATAAAAGATTTCAAGAAGACAATCTTAATGAGATTCTTGGTAAAGGCGTAGCTTTTCCATTTATTAAACGTTTTTTAGGAATAAATAGAAGATTTCCAGATGAATTGCCAGTTGAGGTAGTTTTATTATCTAGGAATTCTGCAGCTACAGGTAAAAGAGTGTTTAGGTCTATACAGTATTATGGACTAGATATATCGAGAGCCGCTTTCATGGAAGGGAGATCCCCTTATGAGTACATTCCTGCATTCAATACTTCATTATTTCTCACCGCCAATGAGGAGGATGTACAAAAAGCGATAGATGCTGGCTATCCTGCGGGTGTGGTTCTACCGAGCAAAATAGTAAATGATGACGAGCATGAAGATTTAAGAATTGCCTTCGATTTTGATGGTGTCATAGCCGATGATGAAGCAGAATTGATTTTTAAGGGTGGTAACCTCCCAGATTTCCACGCGTATGAGGTAAAAAAAACTGACATACCACATAAGCCGGGACCTCTGGCTGACTTGTTTAAAAAACTATCTTTTCTTCAAAAATTGGAAGATCGTGAATTGGATCGTGACATAAATTACAAGCGAATACTAACTACAGCAATTGTTACTGCCAGAAATGCTCCGGCTCACGAGCGTGTTATTACCACTTTGGAAAGCTGGGGTGTAAGTGCTAATGAAATGTTTTTTCTTGGAGGGATGGTCAAAGATAGAATTCTATCTAGATTAAAGCCTCATATGTTTTTTGATGATCAACGAAGTCACTTAGAATCAGAGGCTGGCGACATACCTATGGTTCATATTCCATTTGGTATTGCCAATAAAAAAAATGAAGGCGCTGCTGAATAGTAGTATGACTCCGCAAACTTTTGCATGGAGTTTCAAAGCTTCTATCTAGAGGTTTATACCCTGGTTCAGCAGCACTAGGCTGAGATTGCTACAGCTACAGCTCCGTGAGAGTGCTAAGTAACGTCAGTTCGGGTTAAGGGGATTTTCCAGCTTGTTGGACGAAAGAATCAAGCTCTCAGTCCACGAGAGAATGAGGCTTTCAGCTTATCCCGAACTCAGGTTAAGTAAAGCCTATACCAGTGACTAGCTTGAGCTGATTGAGCCCTTTTGACTACGATTGATCAGGCATTCATATAGTCGTTCAGGACGCGATCGCTCATACTAGATCTGGGTTTCCTCGATTATGGGAGTCACCTATGTTGTCACATAAAAGGAGAACAAAGTATGACTGTAGATGCAGAAATCTTACAAACGATCACCCAAATGCCAGAGCCCTTGAAGCAAGAGGTTTTGCATTACGCAAAATATTTAATTGAAAACTATTCAAAAGTAAATACTGAGGAGAAGACATCACAAAAGAAACGTCGATCGGGCATCTTAAAAGGCACGTTTGTTTTGCCCTTGCCGGATGACTTTGATGCACCTCTTGAAGATTAGATCTTATCGGAAATTGAGCTGACAAAATCGGTGCTAGAAAGATAGACCAGTGGAAGGCATCAACAAACCACGGGATAGCTGGATTGGATCGAGGAAGCACACCCAACTCATCTCATAGCATTCACATAGCGATGATCGCTTTCATTGGCATATCGGTCACGCGCTGGAGAGCGATCGCTGCCGGCAGGGTAGAGAGCGATCGCTTCATCGAAGATTTCATGCATGTCATTGAGCAAGTGTGGGAGTATAAAACTATCTAGGACTGCCTGTTAGGAGAATCTCCAGCCTCCAAGACCACCTTTAATAGTTCTAGATCTCACCATAGTATTAGCTCTATAAAACTCTCATGACTGACTCGTATCAAATTCGCATTCACAATCGCAAAACCGGCACCTCCCACTGCGTTCGGGTGCCAAGCGATCGCTACATTCTCCACAGTGCCGAAAATCAGGGCGTCGAACTTCCCTTCTCCTGTCGTAACGGTGCTTGCACGGCCTGTGCAGGGCGATTACTCTCTGGCGAAGTGCATCAGCCAGAAGCCATGGGCCTCTCGCCTCATCTACAGGAAAAGGGCTATGCCTTGCTCTGTGTCAGCTATCCCTGTTCGGATGTGGAAGTGGAAACCCAGGATGAAGATGAAGTGTATGAGCTTCAATTTGGGCGCTATTTTGGCAAGGGTAAAGTACGCCGGGGGTTGCCCCTTGATGAAGACTAGAAAGCAACTGAGGATGCGGTGGCTAGCGTTGGTGCTGGTTGTGCTGAGCTGGACGGGGGTTGCCTGTGCGGCAGAACCGGCAACCCATCCGGCCCAAGTCGTGCGGGTGGTGAGTGGGCAAACCCTAGAAGTGCTGCTCCCCAACGGCCCGGCAGAGCCCCAAACGGTTCGACTGTTAGGTCTGGATGCGCCGGATCTGCGGCAGGAGCCGTGGGGAGAGGCAGCCCAGGCCTATTTGGCGGAATGGCTGGAAGGACAGACGGTGGGTCTAGAGCCGGGTGTGGAACCAGCGGATAGTTATGGGCGGCAATTGGCCTACGTTTGGCAGGATGGGCAGTTGGTGAATGAGCGCATGATTGCTCAAGGCTGGGGGTTGGCGATCGCCCGTGCTCCCAACCTGCGCTATGACGATCGCTTTCAGCAGGCTCAAATGGTGGCCCGGGCTTTGGGTCGCGGCATTTGGAATCCTGATCAGCCCCTGCGCCAAACCCCGACCGAATTTCGCCAGTCCCTGCCCGATGCATCCTGAACAACGATTGACGACAGGACAGAAGCGGTGTAGTGTCCAGGGTTAGCTGTAATCCTGACCCCAATCGCCATGACTCTACTCGACTGGCTTGTTGTATTGGTATATCTCCTGCTGACCCTATGGCTAGGGTTATACCTATCGGGGAAGGCCTCGGGCAGTTTGGTCGATTTCTTTGTATCGGGGCGATCGCTGCCCTGGTGGCTGGCGGGCACCAGTATGGCCGCCACAACTTTTTCCATTGATACACCTCTCTATATTGCCGGGGTGGTGGGTACGCGCGGCATTGCCGGCAACTGGGAATGGTGGAGCTTTGGCATGACCCATGTGGTGATGATCTACGTCTTCGCCCGCATGTGGCGGCGATCGGAAATTGTCACTGATGCAGAACTCACCGAACTGCGCTACGGCGGTTCCATGGCGGCGGTGTTGCGGGGCATCAAAGCGTTCCTGTTTGCCGTGCCGATCAACTGCATTGGCATTGGCTACGCCATGCTGGCCATGGTGAAGGTGGTGGATGCGCTGGAACTCTGGCAGAGCTTGGGATTTACGCCAGGGGATAACCTAAAGCTGTGGAGTGTGGTGGGTGTGAGTATCTTTGTGCTGCTCTACGCTGGGGTGTCGGGTCTCTGGGGCGTGGTGGTGACGGACTTTTTCCAGTTTTTTCTAGCGTTGTTTGGGGCCATTGTGGTGGCGATCGCTGCCGTGAATCATGTGGGCGGGATGCGCGAACTGGTGCAGCAGGTGCAGCAGCATTCTGCCCAAGACGTGTTGACCTTGGTGCCGGTGCGCATTGGCGGCGAGGGCGGCTGGCTGGCCTGGAGTGAAATGGCGGGCATCAGCGTCAGTACGTTTTTGGCCTATATTTTTCTGCAATGGTGGGCTTTTCGGCGCAGTGATGGCGGCGGTGAGTTTATCCAACGGCTGGCGGCGGCTAAGACGGAGGCGGAGGCAGAAAAAGCTGCCTGGTTTTTCAATATCCTGCACTACGTGGTGCGCACCTGGCCTTGGGTGGTGGTGGCGCTGGTGGCGCTGGTGGTCTATCCCGACTTGGGCGATCGCGAACTGGGCTACCCCAAACTGATGCTCGATTTTCTGCCGCCGGTGCTGCTGGGGCTGGTGGTGGCGTCTTTGATTGCTGCCTTTATGAGTACGGTGTCTACCCTGATTAACTGGGGTGCGTCCTATTTGACCAATGATCTCTACGCCCGCTTCATGCGCCCCACGGCCACCCAGGCGGAGCTGGTGCTGGCAGGACGGCTGGCGTCGGTTATTGTGACCGTCTTGGGTGCGATCGCGGCCTTCTATTCCAGCGACGTGGCCGCAGTCTTTCGCTTGGTGATTGCCATTGGCACGGGGCCGGGTTTGGTATTGATTTTGCGGTGGTTTTGGTGGCGTATCAATGCAGCGACGGAGCTGGCAGCCATGGTCGGCGGCTTTGTGATTGGCATCCTCAGCAGTTTGCCCAATGTGGATGAAATGCCCAACAACGGGCTATTTCAGATCCCCGGCATTGGCCCGGGGCTGCGCAGTGGACTGTCGGTGATGCAAACCCAGATTTTTGCCGATTTTGGTCTGCGGCTGTTGTTCATTGCCAGCGTTACAACGGTGATTTGGGGCGTAACGCTGCTGCTGACGCCTCCCGAGTCGGACGCAACCCTAGATGACTTCTACCGACGGGTGCGGCCGGGGGGCCCGGGCTGGGCCCGGCAGCGATCGCGCACAGGACTCCTGCCCGCCCAAAATCTCCAGCAAGATCTCCAGCGGGTGCTAGCGGCCATCCTGGTGCTCTTTGGCTCCATGTTCACCGTCGGCGGCTTCCTGCTGCTGCAATCGACCACGGGGTTCATCTCCTTGGCGATCGCGGTACTGGGCTGGATGTGGCTCCGGCGGTGCGATCGCGCCCATGGTCTACGCATTCCCCGACCGGGTACCGAAGATCCCCATGCCTAGAACAACCACCCCGGCTCCATAATGTTGCAAAATGTAAATAACCCGATCATCTGTTGAGATTGAGAGACCCCAATGGCTATTTTCCGGCAATATATCGCACCGTTTTTGATCGTTTTAGTCTTCTTGGTGGCCCTGCTGGCCGTGAGTTCTCGGATTTTCCTCCCCTCCGACATGGCCGCCCCCGCCCCCATTGAAGATCCAGATCTTGCCCAGATTGAGCCGTCCCCTTCATGGGATCGAGTATGGAGCTAAACCCCCAGCGATCGCCCTTGGTGCCGGGGTATCACCTCAAGCGCGGCAGTAGTTTAGACCGCGCTCAGGTGGTGAAGTTCATGCAGCGCACCTACCAAGAACGGCATCCCGATCGCTCCTTTGGGCATCTGGCCCAGACGGTTGATCAGTATTTATCCAGCGATACGCCGCTGTGGTGGGCCCTTGCTAATCCTGAGGAGGGTAGCGAGCAAGATTCTACACCGGTAGCGGGGGTGTGGGCCGGCAATGCCATTGACCAAATCACCGGCGATCGCCATGCTCATATCTTTCTGCTCTACGTGATGCCAGCTCATCGGCAGCGCGGTCTCGGACGGGCGCTCATGCAACAGGTGGAAACTTGGAGCCAGCAGCGGGGCGATCGCCAAGTCGGTCTGCAAGTGTTTTCGGATAATCAACCGGCCCTGCACCTTTACCAAACCCTAGGCTATCGCGCTCAGTCTTTGTGGATGGTGAAGCTCTTGACCTAGATCGGTGCGGAGTTGGGGGACGAGATGCAGCAATGTCCGGGGTGAGCCGTCGTAGAACGTCAGCAGCGGCTACGTTTCACCCAACGTGCTGATTTAGACGCTAATCCAAACGTAGCAAAGCACTAGAACCATTGCAGTCCCCAACCAAAGGTCTCGCTGCTCCGACCAAGTGCGCAGCAGGTTGTCCCACAGAAACCTCAAGGCAGCCCGACGCTCCTGTCCCAGATCTGCCATGAGCACCGCGACTCGCTGATCAACCTCCGCTAGCGAGATCTCGCCTCGCTGATAGGCAGCTTCCAACTGGTCGAGGTTTCTCCAATATTGACGAGTAGCATCTAACAAGTTGGGCATGTAACAATGTGTTAACTCTTCTTTACAAAGTGTAACGAGTTTACGCACGTTTTGCAGTGAGGATGTCCTCACCTGGCGACACACACCTGGAATGCTCTAATTCTTGAATGAGATTACCCAAGGAATGCCATCCCAATCGAGCCCGAGTCCTCAACCTCAGGTTGAACGAGGTTAGGTCGCTGACCAGACGTGCTATCCCTATCGGGGAATGTGAGGAGAACGATCCGCCGACAGCTCATCGGCGCGGCAAAGGTTAACAGAAGCTTTCGGATGAGCGATCGCTGCCGATTGTCCCTCACAATAAAACCAGTCGTCCATTCCAGGCAAGCCCATGGCTTACGCAACTGAACTTTATCCAGGGCAACAGTGTTACGTCCACAATGCTGGCGATCAAACAGTCGTGACCCTAGCCTCCATGGCCTCCGGGCAGCAGCAGCAGGCCAGCACTAGCCTGATGACCGGCTCCTGGACGGCACCACCCAGGTTCTATCGCACCCAGCAAGGCGGTATCATCCAACTAGCCACGACCCAAGGCGATCGCTACCTATGCATCCAAGGCACCAGCCTCCAACTGCTGGCCGCTCCTCCAGCGATCGCCGACGCCCAAGCCCTGCCGCTGCAGTGGGTTGATGATCCAGTAGCAGCTCCCATGAAGCCCATGGCCTCCATACCACCCATGACACCGATGCAGCCCATGAGGCCCTTGTCGATGCAAATGGGCAACATGCAAATGTCGATGCAGCCCATGGAAATGCGGATGGGGGACATGACCCTCCGGGCTGAAGCTAGCGCCTCAAGTTCTCCTACGCCGTCTGCCCGGCGGTTTTGTAGCCAATGTGGTGCGCCAGTCCAAGCCAGCGATCGCTTTTGTGCCGCCTGTGGCCACGCCCTTGGGGGATAATAGACGACTAAACGGTAATTCTCTCTGGGCTCCTAGGGGGCGATCGCCGAGCTGTGGGGTAGAACGGTGTCTCACAGCACAACCGCAGCCGGATGCACTACGCTATCCTAGAGAGACTTAAGTTTTATTGAGCAACTGCACCCACTCAAAATCATCCATGCTCCGTGCATCACAAGCCCAATGCCTCCAAGGCACGGAGAGCATCAAGCCTGGATGTGTTCTAGCCTGTTCCAACTCTGAGGAGCAGCCGCTCAAGTCAGTTGCTCGTGGCGATTAAGCTTGTAGATTCAAGGTGACACGTTCTATGACAACACTGTCAAATAGTCCAACCGGTTTATCGGATGATGCAATTTGGAGCAACCTGAAGCGGGCGATCGCTAGCAGTTCTGGCTTTAAACGTTGGCAGCAGGAAAAGAGCGGAGTCAGCGATCGCCAAGATTGGACGCTCGACCAGCTTGTCTCTAGCTATCTTCGGGAAACCTTAGAAACCCTTGCCTACTAAGCTAGACAGCCGTTGATCATCATGACTGATGGGTTGGTTTACAGTTTTATAACCCTACCTCTGCCCCGAGCTGTTCTAGTTCGGGGTTTAGTGTATGGGTAATTCAGCACCTATGCTCAGCCAGGAAGGGGAATGGGTGCTGGAACAGCCCCAGGAATAGGGACAGATCCTGTCGCACTTGCACCGGATTGTATGGGAGTGGATAGTGAGCCGCTCGACAGCCGGAAAGGCAGTTCTAGGTTTCGGAACCT containing:
- a CDS encoding sodium:solute symporter family protein; this encodes MTLLDWLVVLVYLLLTLWLGLYLSGKASGSLVDFFVSGRSLPWWLAGTSMAATTFSIDTPLYIAGVVGTRGIAGNWEWWSFGMTHVVMIYVFARMWRRSEIVTDAELTELRYGGSMAAVLRGIKAFLFAVPINCIGIGYAMLAMVKVVDALELWQSLGFTPGDNLKLWSVVGVSIFVLLYAGVSGLWGVVVTDFFQFFLALFGAIVVAIAAVNHVGGMRELVQQVQQHSAQDVLTLVPVRIGGEGGWLAWSEMAGISVSTFLAYIFLQWWAFRRSDGGGEFIQRLAAAKTEAEAEKAAWFFNILHYVVRTWPWVVVALVALVVYPDLGDRELGYPKLMLDFLPPVLLGLVVASLIAAFMSTVSTLINWGASYLTNDLYARFMRPTATQAELVLAGRLASVIVTVLGAIAAFYSSDVAAVFRLVIAIGTGPGLVLILRWFWWRINAATELAAMVGGFVIGILSSLPNVDEMPNNGLFQIPGIGPGLRSGLSVMQTQIFADFGLRLLFIASVTTVIWGVTLLLTPPESDATLDDFYRRVRPGGPGWARQRSRTGLLPAQNLQQDLQRVLAAILVLFGSMFTVGGFLLLQSTTGFISLAIAVLGWMWLRRCDRAHGLRIPRPGTEDPHA
- a CDS encoding DUF2281 domain-containing protein, whose amino-acid sequence is MTVDAEILQTITQMPEPLKQEVLHYAKYLIENYSKVNTEEKTSQKKRRSGILKGTFVLPLPDDFDAPLED
- a CDS encoding 5'-nucleotidase, giving the protein MPYPIERKLVIAVSSSALFDLTESNKVFVEKGPKAYKRFQEDNLNEILGKGVAFPFIKRFLGINRRFPDELPVEVVLLSRNSAATGKRVFRSIQYYGLDISRAAFMEGRSPYEYIPAFNTSLFLTANEEDVQKAIDAGYPAGVVLPSKIVNDDEHEDLRIAFDFDGVIADDEAELIFKGGNLPDFHAYEVKKTDIPHKPGPLADLFKKLSFLQKLEDRELDRDINYKRILTTAIVTARNAPAHERVITTLESWGVSANEMFFLGGMVKDRILSRLKPHMFFDDQRSHLESEAGDIPMVHIPFGIANKKNEGAAE
- a CDS encoding GNAT family N-acetyltransferase, producing the protein MELNPQRSPLVPGYHLKRGSSLDRAQVVKFMQRTYQERHPDRSFGHLAQTVDQYLSSDTPLWWALANPEEGSEQDSTPVAGVWAGNAIDQITGDRHAHIFLLYVMPAHRQRGLGRALMQQVETWSQQRGDRQVGLQVFSDNQPALHLYQTLGYRAQSLWMVKLLT
- a CDS encoding thermonuclease family protein, producing the protein MRWLALVLVVLSWTGVACAAEPATHPAQVVRVVSGQTLEVLLPNGPAEPQTVRLLGLDAPDLRQEPWGEAAQAYLAEWLEGQTVGLEPGVEPADSYGRQLAYVWQDGQLVNERMIAQGWGLAIARAPNLRYDDRFQQAQMVARALGRGIWNPDQPLRQTPTEFRQSLPDAS
- a CDS encoding zinc ribbon domain-containing protein; this translates as MAYATELYPGQQCYVHNAGDQTVVTLASMASGQQQQASTSLMTGSWTAPPRFYRTQQGGIIQLATTQGDRYLCIQGTSLQLLAAPPAIADAQALPLQWVDDPVAAPMKPMASIPPMTPMQPMRPLSMQMGNMQMSMQPMEMRMGDMTLRAEASASSSPTPSARRFCSQCGAPVQASDRFCAACGHALGG
- a CDS encoding MBL fold metallo-hydrolase — encoded protein: MKQLRRWALGLIIALAALVGVVGLQAPVPAQDAPVQETPEVTLEIAGLTVEEVAEGVYTLVASTDFPPADFATTAICNVTIVVGSDGVLVLDTFQNQALANLAFATVATLTDQPIRYVVDTHYHFDHSGGNAAAEALGLPILGRGPIREFMLTRNQELDPTVTPPSVVVNGTWDLWLGDRQVQLVEFEGHSGGTDLVAYIPDVDVLVTGDMLFAERLPYLADGNIRVWQDNLEMLAENYSTATVVPGHGPVGDRTNLDNLKGYLSTLETLALQWKEQGLSLEQALEQASLPEPYASYGFQGMFSGNVEVAYQQITLGHDDAASIRTYFQAQAPELQAL
- a CDS encoding 2Fe-2S iron-sulfur cluster-binding protein; this encodes MTDSYQIRIHNRKTGTSHCVRVPSDRYILHSAENQGVELPFSCRNGACTACAGRLLSGEVHQPEAMGLSPHLQEKGYALLCVSYPCSDVEVETQDEDEVYELQFGRYFGKGKVRRGLPLDED